In a genomic window of Thermosynechococcus sp. CL-1:
- the gltX gene encoding glutamate--tRNA ligase has product MTVRVRLAPSPTGNLHIGTARTAVFNWLYARHRGGKFILRIEDTDRERSRPEYTENILEGLQWLGLTWDEGPYFQSDRLDLYRQAIQTLLDKGLAYYCYCTPEELDALRSQQKAKGQAPRYDNRHRHLTPEEQAAFDAAGRTPVIRFKIEDDCQIEWQDLVRGRVSWQGADLGGDMVIARAAPRGEIGYPLYNLVVVVDDIAMGITDVIRGEDHIGNTPKQILLYEALGATPPNFAHTPLILNSAGQKLSKRDGVTSISDFRAMGYLAPALANYMTLLGWSPPEGIGELFTLDLAAKHFSFERINKAGARFDWDKLNWLNRQYIQQLEPAELLAELIPLWQGAGYAFDEGGDRPWLLDLAQLLQPGLNTLKEAIDQGAVFFVPTITLDAEAMAQLSQPQNATILAYLLAHLPTEPRLTVEMGQHLIQQASKAAGVKKGATMRSLRAALTGAVHGPDLMATWQILHQRGWDQPRLAAALKQAQVTS; this is encoded by the coding sequence GTGACAGTTCGTGTTCGTTTAGCACCGAGTCCGACAGGAAATCTGCACATTGGGACTGCCCGTACCGCTGTGTTCAACTGGCTTTACGCCCGCCATCGGGGAGGGAAATTCATTCTGCGGATTGAGGATACTGATCGCGAGCGGTCTCGACCCGAATATACCGAGAATATCCTTGAGGGCTTGCAATGGCTGGGGCTGACGTGGGATGAAGGCCCCTATTTCCAGAGCGATCGCCTTGATCTGTACCGCCAAGCGATTCAAACCCTTTTGGACAAGGGACTCGCCTACTACTGCTACTGTACCCCTGAAGAACTCGATGCCCTACGCTCACAACAAAAAGCCAAGGGACAAGCCCCGCGCTACGACAACCGTCACCGTCATTTGACCCCAGAGGAGCAAGCCGCCTTTGATGCCGCAGGACGCACCCCCGTCATTCGCTTCAAAATTGAGGACGATTGCCAGATTGAATGGCAGGATCTGGTGCGTGGTCGAGTGAGTTGGCAGGGGGCTGATCTGGGGGGCGATATGGTGATTGCGCGAGCTGCCCCCCGCGGCGAAATTGGCTACCCCCTCTACAACTTGGTGGTGGTCGTCGATGACATTGCCATGGGCATTACCGATGTCATTCGCGGTGAAGACCACATTGGCAACACACCCAAACAAATTTTACTCTACGAAGCCCTTGGCGCCACTCCCCCCAACTTTGCCCATACTCCCTTGATTCTCAACTCAGCGGGACAAAAACTCTCAAAACGAGATGGGGTGACCTCCATTTCTGACTTCCGAGCCATGGGGTATTTAGCCCCCGCCTTGGCCAACTACATGACACTCTTGGGTTGGTCGCCCCCTGAAGGGATAGGGGAACTCTTTACCCTTGATCTGGCGGCGAAGCACTTTAGTTTTGAACGAATTAACAAGGCAGGTGCCCGTTTTGATTGGGATAAGCTCAATTGGCTCAATCGTCAGTACATTCAGCAACTAGAGCCAGCAGAACTTTTGGCAGAACTGATTCCCTTATGGCAGGGGGCAGGCTATGCCTTTGATGAGGGGGGCGATCGCCCTTGGTTGCTTGACCTTGCCCAACTCCTTCAACCGGGTCTCAACACCCTCAAGGAGGCCATTGATCAAGGGGCAGTTTTCTTTGTACCCACCATTACCCTTGATGCTGAAGCAATGGCTCAGCTGAGCCAACCCCAGAATGCGACGATTTTGGCGTACCTACTAGCACACTTGCCGACAGAGCCAAGGCTCACAGTGGAGATGGGACAACACCTGATTCAACAGGCCAGCAAAGCCGCAGGGGTCAAAAAGGGAGCAACGATGCGATCGCTGCGCGCTGCCCTCACGGGTGCTGTCCACGGTCCTGATTTAATGGCCACGTGGCAAATTCTCCACCAACGGGGCTGGGATCAACCGCGACTTGCGGCAGCATTGAAACAGGCACAGGTTACTTCCTAG
- a CDS encoding pentapeptide repeat-containing protein — translation MSLVLLPLVVPAVAKAENPAHVRQLLETRQCPNCDLRGANLMDANLFKANLAGANLEGAYLAGANLFGANLERANLNRASLYLAILVNANLAGAQLVGTRLTLSNLVNANLSGANLENAVMKGANMIDVNLTAANLKGADLDRANLSGANLSQTIFDRPPAPRK, via the coding sequence TTGTCTCTAGTCCTCCTACCATTGGTTGTACCAGCGGTTGCTAAGGCTGAAAATCCTGCCCATGTGCGACAACTCTTGGAAACGCGCCAATGTCCCAACTGTGATCTGCGGGGCGCGAACCTAATGGATGCCAATTTGTTTAAGGCGAATTTAGCAGGTGCCAATTTGGAGGGCGCTTATCTGGCGGGTGCGAATCTCTTTGGCGCCAATTTGGAAAGGGCAAACTTGAACCGTGCCAGTCTCTATCTAGCGATTTTGGTCAATGCCAATTTGGCAGGGGCACAACTGGTGGGAACACGCCTCACCCTTAGCAACCTTGTCAATGCCAATCTTAGCGGTGCCAATTTGGAGAATGCGGTCATGAAGGGGGCAAACATGATTGATGTGAATTTGACGGCTGCAAACCTGAAGGGGGCAGATCTCGATCGCGCAAATTTGAGTGGGGCTAATTTAAGCCAAACGATCTTCGATCGCCCCCCAGCCCCTAGGAAGTAA